Sequence from the Tripterygium wilfordii isolate XIE 37 chromosome 10, ASM1340144v1, whole genome shotgun sequence genome:
GttagacccacgagagtcttagCCAAACTCAGCAAACACCTATGAGAGTCTTGAGCCCATGAGAGCTTGGACCGTCTACTAATAAAGTCCAAGAGAGCTTCGATCTACAAGAAGGTCCCTGCTAAATATTACCTTTATCGTCAATTGACTTGACCTCGGAGCTTCCTCGGTCGGCACCATATCGGTGTTCAAGTTTCACGGTCGACTTAGTGTGATCTTGTAGGTTGTTAAAGGTCTCGATCGACTTTACAAATTGATTGCAAACTTTCGGCTCTACAAATGCTAATTAGTTAAAGGCTTTGCAtctgaaatatattttttgtaaataatAATATTCCTTTTAGTTTCTACTTGCCCCAACCCCACCACACAAAATCACAAACCCTATTTTGCTGGGTAAACCAAAAACTAACAATCACCAAACAAGAAGTGACAAGGGTGGGGCTTTCTCACTTGAATTTACGCTTTCATTCCTGGGACATAAATTAGACTTTGATGTTTGAAGTGAAGCCGTGATATTGTTTTGTTCTAGAGTTGGTATCAAAGCATATGATACAATTTGCATACAAAAATGTCTATTACAtggtccaccaccaccaacaacctAACAACACACATATATGTTTTGATCCATAATTGCATTTATTAGCATTCTATATTTCTATACACACATATGGCTTCTCAGTCTAGTCTATACGGATCAACAAGCTATTGATTACAATACATGAAGTTAAAAAGAAAGTCCACAATATCCCCTACAAAGTTACAGAGTTCATGAATTCTCCCTCCCCCACAAAACCCACCTTTTTTtagggtatttttttttataatttctgTCAGAGGAAGGAAGAACACTTGAAAAAGTCCTAAATACTAGTAATTAAAAAATAGATTGTAAGTTGTAATAATGGTCAAAGTAATCATGATGTTGCTTACTGTGATTAGTTTAATGGGGGTTTGCTTTATGTAGAATTGTTGCCTCATCACTTTGTCTTTTCCTGATTATTAGCAATAAGAAACTCTGGTGGGCGAGCTAATTAGCCGACATATATTTTCATGGAAGAACCCACACCATCAATAACAATAAAGATTCTTTCTTTAGCATCAACGCGCATGTTAACCACCACCCAGTTCCTCCATTAATTTAATAGCTACTGTTTTTTATGTTCACCAGGATGTTGTAAATTTTCTCGGGAAAAGAGAGCAATTTTCTCACCTGCAATGGAAACTGAAAAGCGTCCGTTTCATTTACGTCTTTACCCCCCATCGTGTCTCCCCGACTCGGCGGAGAGTGATGTCCCTTTCGGTACTCACAAAAGTAGAAGATACGATCGTTGAacctaaacaaaaataaaagtgaaaaaaataaaggaagaatAAGACATCCAAAATGATGtgcttatttataaaaaaaatatgtatagaTGAGAAATAATGTATTTGATTTGGTGTTGGGGGTTGGTTTAGTTTGCTTTGGCTTAAGCTTCCCCACCAGATCCGGATGATCATGGGATAATCATGTGCCCCAACCTCAATTTCAAATGCTGTACGCCAAACTGAACATAGTAGAGTGGGAGAGAAGTACtggaaaacaaagaaagaagcgGGGTTTTCACAGAAACCAGCCGAGGTAGTAGTACAAGTTTtctttgtgatgggtttacttTGAAAAAGTTCTATTCTTGATGCTTCTTTTGGCTATACGGTGCCTAGGCAAGTTGTAAGACCCAGGTATTGGAAATGGACAATATCTTCCTGATCTCATAATTGTTTCCTTCCTTCACAAACTGGGTTTGGTTTGTGCTTTACTGGCTCCTTTGTGTTTTCTGACCTGGTTTGATTGGATTTTAGCTCCACCGAGGAACTTGAGCCAACAACATTTTCCCCCTGCACTAAGTACTTTTGGAGCTGCCCGGTGTGCGATTTGCGCATTGTGCTTGTGTCTTCCAGGGGGCCTTTCAGTTTTTAGTAAAGCAgtgattttgatgggttttgataaTCTGCGTTTTCAGAATCATTCTTCATCTAACAGTGCTATTGGGTATGTAATTCTGAGGAACTCTACTGCTGGAGCTTGGGTTTGTGTCTAGGTCACAGGGCTTTTTGCTTGAAGATACGTTGGTGGGCTTTTGTGAAGATGTCTATGAATTGCAAGCTCTCTGGGATTAATGGCAGATTGCCGGCGAGTCAGAGGCTTATGAAGGCTAAGGAACCCTTGTATGGGCCCAAGTGTGGCAGAAAATGGCGGGGAAAACTGTTTTGGCTTATAGGACTTGTTACCATAGTTGGTATTTGGCTTCTCTTGAGTTTTGATGGGAGTCATGGGACACTGGGAAGGACATGGAAGAATTGGGATTATTATGGAGAAAAAGCTCAAGTGTTGCTAGAAATTTCCTTGTTCTCTGAAGCAGATCAGGTACAATGGCTACTCTTTTACTTATAACTTGATCCATCATCTCTCAACTGTGCTAGTATTTGTGTTTGTAGTTGAAGTAGTAAAATATCGTGTCTTTCTTTTTGCAAACCTTTTCTTTCGACTCAATGAGCAGGGTGAACATAAGAAACCCAGCGTTGGGGTGGTGGGACTTGGCTGCTTTGTTGTTTgcagattttaatttttttggccGTAGGATCTCATTTGCCCTGTCATGTCTGGACCAGTGTAGATTGAGCTTTAAGTGATAGTAGTAAGAAAGTAAGGATTTTGAAAATCATGAAGAATTAAAAGAGTTGTACTAATGCTTTGTAATTACTGAGCAATGAGAATGCACGTATGTAAGTCCGCCCAGTTGGGGTTTAGGTGTATCAAAGTGAAACATAGGCTTGTTGATAGTTTGATACATATCAAGTATGTTAAGTTTTTAATAACTGTTGAAAGATGGATCGTTGGACCTCGCCACAACTGCACTTTATGTTCTATAAACTCTTctcattcttccttttttatttgcattcagaaaaaaaaaactcttatcaCTCTTTTAGTTGTCAGTTTTGCCGCAAACAATAAAACGGTGGCGTAGAGTGGACTCTGTTAATTGTTACAATCATGCACTTCAAATCTTTCATGCAGGTTTCGGTTGAGTGGTAAAATTTTAGGAGAATACATAATCTAATAGAAATTCTTCGTTTTTGGTTGTTTTGCCTGTAACAGAATATTTTGCAAAGAATGGCATCAAGGAACTTCATAGATGATTTATGCAAGATTCTATCCTTGTGGATAGTGAAAGGATGGTGGTGGCTCCTTTTTGGAATAATAATTCCAATACTGAGCTGCATCATATCTGGATGTCGGCTAAAATTTTTGAATGACCAAAGCCAGAAGATAGATGAGCAGGAGCCAGGGACACAACACTGGCAGAAGCAGCAACAGCAAGCCCAAAGTGCTCCTAAAGGTGCTGGGAAGTGGACTAAGAAGCTCCTTGTGGTATTTGTCTTGCTGGGGATTGTTGTGTCTATTTGGTTATTTTGGTACCTGAATAAAAAAGACATTTTGGGACGAGAAGAGACTCTTTCCAACATGTGTGATGAACGAGCTCGAATGTTGCAGGATCGGTTCAATGTGAGCATGAACCATGTTCATTCATTGGCAATTCTTGTATCCACATTTCACCATGGGAAAAACCCGTCTGCTATTGATCAGGTAACCCTGTGTATTTTATATTCCTTAATGCTTCTTCAGTTTCTGGTGACATTCAGGGGTCTGTAATTTTTGGGTAACTTGTGTAAACCAATGTGATGATTCATCTCATAAGATAGTCATAATAGTTATGCTTTTCCTTGAGATTTCTGTTGATGGATCCAACTGATCTTTAGTGGCATTTGCTCATTTCGTAAAACTTGGGAAATGAACTCATGCCGACTCACATTTCTGCGTAGTGTTTATAGTTACACCTTGTGAATCTTTGCTAAAAGCAAGAAATAATATTTGTAGGTATATAATGTATTATTCCATGATTAAATAGCTTCAGCAAGAAGCATGTCATTACCATTACCTCATGCAACAAGTTTTTGCTGTCGCTATGGTGCTAATCGTGAAGTCTCATTTGTTTGACAGAAAACATTTGGTCTATATTCGGAGAGAACTGCTTTTGAGAGGCCACTAACTAGTGGTGTTGCTTATGCTTTAAAAGTTCTTCACTCAGAGAGGGAGCAATTTGAAAAGCAGCATGGATGGACAATTAAGAAGATGGAAACGGAGGATCAGACTCTAGTTCAAGATTGCATTCCAGAAAAGTTAGATCCTGCACCCATTAAAGATGAATATGCACCTGTGATATTTTCTCAAGAAACTGTCTCCCACATTGTCTCCATTGACATGATGTCTGGAAAGGTCTGGTTTACGCAgcttaggttattttgttgtttttcttaatcggctttcttatttgtttcttttgcattaaaacaacttttttttttatttgtttttgtggtATCATCAAATTGTGTGGAATATGCAatttatagtgtgtttggattgagggatttggagggaagggaaaggaatggattccttccaattcttttgtttggatactttataaaaattaagaggagggatttggagggaatcgGAGGGTAGATTTCGTTAAATTTTTGCCAAattcttcctctccaaaatggagttatttggaggggagggaatactaattaagtcatttataagttaaatacaTATTTTACctttatacataatattttaacataaaaataaggataaattagtaaattaaacatgGAGAGGAAAAAATATTCACCATTcccttctctccctctcccctcccttctcttcccttcctcttaaatccctcaatccaaacacactcttaagagGAAAGATCaaagtttcttcttttctttttccaacgCAAAAATGTAAAGATTTATTCTGGTCCTCATCCCACGTTTATTTTATCTGTTTTAGAAAGGTAACTGGAGATGGTAAATTGGTTATGGTGTGCTGTTAACAATCAAAAGATGCTTGCGCCTTATAGACATTGAAAGCACATCAATAAGAGCATCCATAGATTCCCTGCCTCTAAGTTGATTCAATTGATCAAAAATTGTAATCATTTTATTATACAGGAAGACCGTGAGAATATCTTGCGAGCAAGGGCTTCCGGAAAGGGTGTTCTGACATCTCCCTTTAAGCTTTTGAAATCCAATCATCTGGGTGTTGTACTCACTTTTGCAGTCTATGATACTGATCTTCCTGCAGATGCTACACCACAACAACATGTTGATGCTACTGTTGGGTAATACTGTTTTCTTGGAAAATCTTGATGTCTTGTCATGGGGAACCTGTTGTTTGTTGTCGTAAAGTATTCAATGTGTTAGTTTAAGAAGATGGTACTGATATTTATTCTTGGCACAATTCATACTCAGCTATCTAGGCGCATCATATGATATGCCATCTCTGGTAGAGCAGCTTCTACAACAACTTGCCAGCAAGCAAACAATTTCTGTGCATGTCTATGATACAACTAATGCATCAGCTCCAATTAAAATGTATGGTGATGAAGTTACTGATACCGGTCTATTGCACACCAGTAACCTTGACTTTGGAGATCCATCACGAAAGCATGAGATGCATTGCAGGTAGATCTTTATTATATTACAAATATCAGCACCTAGACAAGAGAAGCCTATGCTTTTGCATTAGATTTGTTCTCCGTTGGTTGCAGGTTCAAGCAAAAGCCTCCTTTACCTTGGACAGCAATATGTTCATCGTTGGGGGCTCTAGTCATTACTCTGCTGGTAGGCCATATATTCCATGCAGCCATAAATCGAATTGCACAAATGGAGGAGGACTATAGGAAGATGATGGAGCTCAAAGTTCGTGCAGAAGCCGCTGATGTGGCAAAATCTCAGGTGTTCTATTTTTCATGTAGATGGTTAGTTGTGTTTAGTCATTGTTACGACTTACGAGGAACACATAAACACACTAGAATGAATATACCAAATTGGTGACTTTGTTTAAACTTTTTAGCAGTTatccttttttctttcccctCAATTTGGACCTAATTCTTTATCATACCACTGAAATGTCCTTGCTTTTGTAGTTTCTTGCTACTGTATCCCATGAGATCCGGACCCCAATGACTGGCGTTTTAGGTAATTGAGACGTCTCCCAGTTATAATAAGAATAGCACTGAAATGCTAAAAGAAATAAACAGAATACGACTGTCCATTATTTCAGGCATGTTGCAATTGCTGCTGGATAGTGACCTCAAGTCGGTTGAATTGGAGTATGCCCAGAATGCTCATAGTTGTGGGAAATATCTGATCTCACTGATAAATGGGGTTCTCGACCAGGCTAAGATAGAATCTGGCAGGCTAGAACTTGAAGATGTACCTTTTGATCTGCGTGCTATTCTTGATAATGTTCTGTCACTTTGCTCGAGTGAATCGAATAAAAAAGGTCTTGaggtaaaaaaaacaaaaactatacaACTATTTGTTGCCTAAATTCACTTCTGGTTATCCTTTCTGACATGAATTTGGTTGTGGGTGTTTCAAATTTGGGTGTTACCTTGGGTGAGAGAAGTTGGCAGCCTACGTATCCGATCAGGTCCCTGAAATTGTTGTTGGTGACCCTGGACGTTTTCAGCAGATAATTACAAATCTTGTTGGAAATTCACTTAAGGTtagttattttttgtttcaagtgGTTTGAAAATAGTCAGATGTCAAACCCAAGCTAAAAATTGGCAAACCTTTGATTATATCAATAgacattttttgtttgtttccttaAATGGAAATAGGTTATAATCTGGTTCACTCACTCTCACATGCTTTGCTTTCAGTTCACTCATGAAGGAGGACACGTATTCGTCTCTGTGCATCTAGCTGATGAAGTGTGTGACACAGTTAGGGATCCATTGCTGAGACAAGTCTTGAATTTAGTTAAAGATACGACAAATAGAACATGTAATACATTGAGTGGATTTCCGGTAGTTGACAGATGGAAAAGCTGGGAGAACTTTAAGAAGTTAAACAGAGCAGCAGAGGAACCTGAACGTATTAGATTATTGGTGACAGTGGAGGATACAGGTGTGGGAATTCCACTAGAAGCTCAGAATCGCATCTTTACTCCTTTTATGCAGGCAGACAGTTCCACTTCACGAACATATGGAGGGACTGGAATAGGATTGAGCATTAGCAGATGCCTGGTGGATCTCATGCATGGTGAGATTGGTTTTGTAAGTACACCTGGCATGGGGAGCACCTTTTCATTTAC
This genomic interval carries:
- the LOC120007405 gene encoding histidine kinase 2-like: MSMNCKLSGINGRLPASQRLMKAKEPLYGPKCGRKWRGKLFWLIGLVTIVGIWLLLSFDGSHGTLGRTWKNWDYYGEKAQVLLEISLFSEADQNILQRMASRNFIDDLCKILSLWIVKGWWWLLFGIIIPILSCIISGCRLKFLNDQSQKIDEQEPGTQHWQKQQQQAQSAPKGAGKWTKKLLVVFVLLGIVVSIWLFWYLNKKDILGREETLSNMCDERARMLQDRFNVSMNHVHSLAILVSTFHHGKNPSAIDQKTFGLYSERTAFERPLTSGVAYALKVLHSEREQFEKQHGWTIKKMETEDQTLVQDCIPEKLDPAPIKDEYAPVIFSQETVSHIVSIDMMSGKEDRENILRARASGKGVLTSPFKLLKSNHLGVVLTFAVYDTDLPADATPQQHVDATVGYLGASYDMPSLVEQLLQQLASKQTISVHVYDTTNASAPIKMYGDEVTDTGLLHTSNLDFGDPSRKHEMHCRFKQKPPLPWTAICSSLGALVITLLVGHIFHAAINRIAQMEEDYRKMMELKVRAEAADVAKSQFLATVSHEIRTPMTGVLGMLQLLLDSDLKSVELEYAQNAHSCGKYLISLINGVLDQAKIESGRLELEDVPFDLRAILDNVLSLCSSESNKKGLELAAYVSDQVPEIVVGDPGRFQQIITNLVGNSLKFTHEGGHVFVSVHLADEVCDTVRDPLLRQVLNLVKDTTNRTCNTLSGFPVVDRWKSWENFKKLNRAAEEPERIRLLVTVEDTGVGIPLEAQNRIFTPFMQADSSTSRTYGGTGIGLSISRCLVDLMHGEIGFVSTPGMGSTFSFTAALRKGESISIDTKWQQYDPVFAELRGRRALVVDNRSVRAEITRYHLQKLDVSVEIESSLKSACSYLSSTSSSSASSNLAMVFIDEDAWDKNTGILLKGTGQSGGSEGLRNLPKIFLMATSNSTSESNELKSAGLVDHVLRKPIRQSVLVACIQQAFGSRYMSQEIKKKLSNRRSILREKRILVVDDNVVNRRVAEGALKKYGAIVTCVESGKAAVMMLKPPHNFDACFMDLQMPEMDGFEATRLIRCMESEVNEKIASGEASPEMFGNATHWRTPILAMTADLIQASNEVCMKHGMDDYVSKPFEDEQMYTVVARFFQV